The region CCTTCGGAGCTTCGAGCGGCGGGAGGTTCGGGAAGAGCGGCTGCTTTTTCTGGTACATCTTGATGACGGCTGCTGCGATGTCTTCGGCGGTCATTTCGTTGACGGTACCGTCTTCGAGGGCGACGCCATCCTTCATGTTGCAGCCTTCTGCGGCGAGTGCGCGGACGAGTTCCTTGAACTGGTCGAGTTCACCGTAGCTCACGACGCTCTTGACTTTAGCCTTGAATGCTTCGACGCGCTTTTTGCTGATTTGTTCGGAGGTCGGCATTTCCATCACGTCAATCGGCTGGCGCGTAGCCTTTTCGATGGTCTTGAGCATACGCTTTTCACGCGGCGTGATGAACAAGATGGCGTTACCGCTGCGGCCTGCACGACCTGTACGGCCAATGCGGTGCACGTAAGATTCCGTGTCGTACGGAATGTCGTAGTTCACAACGAGTGAAATGCGGTCCACGTCAATACCGCGGGCGGCGACGTCTGTTGCGACGACGATATCGAGCTTGCCCATCTTGAGACGGTTGATGGTGCGTTCGCGCATGGACTGGGCGAGGTCGCCGTTGAGCGGGGCTACGTTGAATCCGCGGCTTTCGAGTTTCTCGGCTACTTCGGTGGTGTTCTGCTTGGTGCGCACGAAAATGAGTACGCCGTCAAATTCTTCGCCTTCGAGAACGCGGGCGAGCGCTTCGATTTTGTGTTCGTTTTTCACGAGCAAGTAGCGCTGGCAAATGTTTTCGACCGTGGTCGTCTTGCCTTCGATGCGGGCTTCTTCGTATTCGCCCAAGTGCTGGTCGATAATCTTTTTGACGCTATCCGGCATGGTGGCGCTAAAGAGGGCGCGCTGGGCATCGGCGGGGATTTCCCTGAGGATGGTTTCCACGTCTTCCATGAAGCCCATGTCGAGCATTTCATCCGCTTCGTCGAGGACGATAGCCTTGACCGCTCCGAGCGAAATAGAACCGCGCTTGATATGGTCAATCAAACGGCCCGGGGTGGCAACAACGATGCTTGCCTTGCGCTTGAGGGCGCGCAACTGGATTGCAATATCCTGACCGCCATAGACCGGAACAACAGTCACGTTCGGCATCTTGACGGCGTATTGCTGGATGGCATCCGAAACCTGGATCGCAAGTTCGCGTGTCGGCGTGAGCACGAGCATGGACGTTTCACGTCCGTTGAAGTTGATGCGCGAAAGGAGCGGGAGCGAGAATGCTGCTGTCTTGCCGGTACCAGTCTGTGCTGTTCCGAGAAGATTTGCTCCCTGCAAAAGCGCCGGAATTGCCTTAGCCTGAATGGGCGAGGGCGTTTCGTAGCCGGCGAGCTTGACGGCTTCGAGAACTTCCGGAGAGAGACCGAGATCGTCGAAAGTCACCAAAGATTCGTCGCCGACATCTTCTTCGTCTGTAGACTCTTCATTTAAGTTTGCCGGGCTAGTCGCAGCGACTGTTGCTTCATCAGTGGTTGTGTCATGCCCGGCTTGAACGGGCATTTCCTTTTCAACGCCGCTTACGGCTTCATCATCGTCGATAAATTCGACTTTTTCGCCTTTCTTGATCTTGGAATTTGCGCCGGATTCCAGAACTTCGCCGTTATCATCAACGACGATGCCGTCTGGATTTGCGGCAAAGAATGCGGCTTCGTCTGCCTGGTCTTCGTCTGCGCCGCTTGCGATGGCGTTCAAGAACGCATCCGCTTCGAGCTGCAATTTAGAGTTATCATTATTTTCCGGAACGTCGATTTCCGGGCCGCAAGAAATATCTTCTGCCATAAGTCACCTTCGGGATCCGTAAACTTCATCTGCAGCACATGCCGCGTCATCACTTTGCTCGAATCGAGCATTCAATAAGCCCCGAAGTGCACTCGCACTTATAAACCTGAAGTCTGTTGGGTCCCCAATAATTTGCGCCAAATGTAGAAAATAAAGGTTTGAAATCAAAGGTTTTTAAAAACGCTGGTGACGAAGTAATAAAAAAGAATGTTGCGCCCGCGTCGGAATTTTTCATAGACAGTTTAAATGAATTATACTATATTATGCAAACCTCGGAGAGATGCCAGAGTGGTCGAATGGGCCGGTCTCGAAATCCGGAGTCTGTCACAGGACCGAGGGTTCGAATCCCTCTCTCTCCTTTGAAACAAAAAGCGAAGCCGTAAGGCTTCGCTTTTTGTTTCAAGTGAAATAATAGTGGATGAGAACCCTCGCAGAGGGTTCGATTGACCGCGCGAGAGCGAAGCGAACACAGCGCGGTCAAGGATTACGGCCTCTGGCCGTAACCCGAAGGGCGGCGAAGGAACAGAATGTGACAGAGCCGTCCCATCCCTCTCTCTCCTAGAGA is a window of Fibrobacter sp. UWB4 DNA encoding:
- a CDS encoding DEAD/DEAH box helicase, which gives rise to MAEDISCGPEIDVPENNDNSKLQLEADAFLNAIASGADEDQADEAAFFAANPDGIVVDDNGEVLESGANSKIKKGEKVEFIDDDEAVSGVEKEMPVQAGHDTTTDEATVAATSPANLNEESTDEEDVGDESLVTFDDLGLSPEVLEAVKLAGYETPSPIQAKAIPALLQGANLLGTAQTGTGKTAAFSLPLLSRINFNGRETSMLVLTPTRELAIQVSDAIQQYAVKMPNVTVVPVYGGQDIAIQLRALKRKASIVVATPGRLIDHIKRGSISLGAVKAIVLDEADEMLDMGFMEDVETILREIPADAQRALFSATMPDSVKKIIDQHLGEYEEARIEGKTTTVENICQRYLLVKNEHKIEALARVLEGEEFDGVLIFVRTKQNTTEVAEKLESRGFNVAPLNGDLAQSMRERTINRLKMGKLDIVVATDVAARGIDVDRISLVVNYDIPYDTESYVHRIGRTGRAGRSGNAILFITPREKRMLKTIEKATRQPIDVMEMPTSEQISKKRVEAFKAKVKSVVSYGELDQFKELVRALAAEGCNMKDGVALEDGTVNEMTAEDIAAAVIKMYQKKQPLFPNLPPLEAPKERREKVRSGRDFLGNGEDFGLNSEEQKRMRKERKEGLNGVEEGFLRYYLGVGRIDHVTPRDIVGAIAGEANINSSNIGRIKLFDKFSTVELPNTLPQDVLDILSEMTIRGNDARFRVMTDEPPEGPAPGTRPHASREERRSFHRDRKGGFRDDERRGGFRKDRGERSFGDKPFENRKARRERQFADRKPGKFEDKPFRKDRDERSFGDKPFRKTRRFGRV